The Calothrix sp. PCC 7507 DNA segment GAATCGGTTCATGGACGCTATAAGCACCAAAGCGGTGGACACGGACAGTTCGGGGATGTCTTCCTCAACATCCAACCCTTACCACGGGGTGAAGGCTTTAACTTCCGGGAAACCATTGTTGGTGGCGTGGTTCCTCGACAATATATTCCCGGTGTGGAAATGGGTGTGCGAGAGTTTCTCACACATGGGCCTCTGGGTTTCCCGATGGTGGATGTGGCGGTGACATTAACCAATGGTTCCTATCACAATGTTGATAGTTCCGAACAAGCCTTTAAGCAAGCCGCCCGCTTGGCTATGCAAACGGGGATACCCCAAGCCCAACCCACCTTACTAGAACCAATTCTGCGTGTCCAAGTCACAACCCCCAATGAATTTACCTCCAAGGTATTGCAACTAGTTAGTGGTAGACGGGGGCAGATTTTAGGCTACGAAGGTAGACATGATTGGTCAGGCTGGGATAATATTTCAGCTTACTTGCCCCAAGCAGAGATGCAAAACTTTATTGTCGAGTTGCGATCGCAAACTCTCGGCGTTGGTTCTTTCCACTGGGAATATGACCATCTGCAGGAGGTGCCAGAAAAGCTAGCTGAACGTGTCCTGGCTAGCAATGGTAATGGTGCTAACGGTAACGGTAAATAATTAAAATCTCCCCTCCTCGCCTGCGGGGAGGGGCTGGGGGTGGGGTTTTAGGGTAATTTTGCAAGAGGTCTAATGAATATTTAATACTCCTTGGACATATTGTTGAAATTCTAATCCTGCTGTATTCCAACGTTTTTGAAATTCTTGTATCTTGTCTAATTTTATTGCTTTTCCATTTGAAGGAAAGTGAATAGCACAATCAAATACTTTGTCATTATGTGGAGAGTTTTCCCAATCATCTGTCATCCAAATCACTTGTACAAGACGACAAATATTAAAGTCCTCCTCAGTATTTATCTCACGATACAGTTGATTATTAAGCATTTTAACAATATGTGTTACTTTGGCATATTGTCTTAAAATTATCAGTTCGCCTTCTTGTGGGGCGCTGGCATTATTTTCGTCTTTATGATCTGAATTCTTCCAATTTAAGGTAAAAATCCTTAAATCTGGATACAGATTAGCTATGCTTTCGCTTTTATAAGCCCAGCCTCCACTTTTTTGAGGCTTAATATTTTTAGTCCAGATTAATTCATTTAAATCCATAACTGTTTCTCCAACTTGTTCTCACAGAGAATCTACAGTTATAGTTTTCCCAGAAATAGTAAAAAATTAGGCAAGGACTAGGATTCTACATCATTACGAGGGTGGCAACGAGAATATTGGTATCCAGGAAAACCCTACCGTTTATAGAGGTCTTCTCGTTTCCAATCCCGATATCCTGGTTGCGCTGGTCGAGTTTTGATTTGGTCAATAAATTCTCTTTCGGCTTCCCACATTGCAAGATTGGTGTGGGGTGCGGTTATTCTCCCAAGATGAAGGTCAATGGCTTGGCGAATAATCTCTGCTTCACTCACACCGGCTTGTTGGGCGATCGCTTTTAGCAGATGCTCTTGACGCGGTTCAATATAAATCTGCTTGCGAATTTTGCTGGACACAATTTTCATCAAGTAATGTATACATTACGTTATACATTATTTTGTTGTAGAGATGCGATCGCCTCTGAGGAAATCCCTAAGCAACTACTAAAATATCCGCGTTAGTCAAAGATAATCCGCTACTGAGTCTAGCAAATTGGATTTTAGCGATCGCACCCACACCGAACTGCTGAATTGAAGTATAAAATTCTCAAAGCGAGTGTTGAAAACTCTTACTCTCCGCACCTCTTCATCTGGAGCGTGAAATCAATTCATATTTTCAATCAGCAACGCCGATTTATTTTTGTTGAGTGTCAAATAGTTTCATAAAAACATTGGGAACTATTGTGATTAAGCATATGGCGCATCCTCACCATCAAGGAAAATCTCATGGGCTTCATAGTTTCCCTCCTCACCAGCTTGATCACAATTCTTGTATATCTCAACACCAACAGAATAGCTGATGAAAGATATCGCTTGGCGGTACGTGGTATTACGCTATTAATTGGCTGTGTTGCAGTCCTAGCTGCTATTTCTAGGCTTTTAGTCATTGTCCCGTCCGGAAATGTCGGTATCGTCAACTTTTTTGGTCAGGTTTCCGACAATACTCTCAATCCAGGTGTGCATTTGGTTAACCCTTTTGCCAAGGTATTGAATTTTTCCACTCGCCTGAAAGATATTAAAGAAAACGTAGACATCACATCCCAAGAAGGTTTGAGCCTAAATCTCGATGTTAGTCTGCAATACAAGCTTGATCCACAAAAAGCTGCGATCGTGTATAAAACAATTGGCACTGACGAAACACAATTAGTGATTTCCCGATTCCGTTCTACTGTCCGCGCCATCACCGCTAACTATCCAGCCGGTGCCATTTACTCTACCAAACGCCAAGAAATCGCCCAAAAAATTGACCAACAACTCACTCAACAAATACCTGCTTTGGGTTTCGTTGTGGAAGAAGCTTTATTGCGAAACGTCAAAATGCCTGAGAAACTGCAAACGGCAATTCAAGATAAACTCAAGACAGAACAAGAAAATCAGCAGATGAAATTTGTTTTACAAAAAGAGCGTCAAGAAGCAGAACG contains these protein-coding regions:
- a CDS encoding prohibitin family protein, whose protein sequence is MGFIVSLLTSLITILVYLNTNRIADERYRLAVRGITLLIGCVAVLAAISRLLVIVPSGNVGIVNFFGQVSDNTLNPGVHLVNPFAKVLNFSTRLKDIKENVDITSQEGLSLNLDVSLQYKLDPQKAAIVYKTIGTDETQLVISRFRSTVRAITANYPAGAIYSTKRQEIAQKIDQQLTQQIPALGFVVEEALLRNVKMPEKLQTAIQDKLKTEQENQQMKFVLQKERQEAERKRIEAQGVADAQKIISGGLTNQVLQLRAIEATEKLAQSNNSKIIIVGSEKGGVPIMIQPEAGNPKP